Proteins co-encoded in one Prunus persica cultivar Lovell chromosome G6, Prunus_persica_NCBIv2, whole genome shotgun sequence genomic window:
- the LOC18774706 gene encoding DNA-directed RNA polymerase II subunit 4 produces the protein MSGEEEENAAELKIGDEFLKAKCLMNCEVALILEHKYDQLQQMSDDPRNQVSQVFEKSLQYVKRFSRYKNPDAVKQVREILSRYQLTEFELCVLGNLCPETVEEAIAMVPSIKAKGRVHDDDAIDKMLNDLALIKKFE, from the exons ATGtctggagaagaagaagaaaatgccGCCGAGCTCAAAATCGGAGACG AGTTTTTGAAAGCCAAGTGCTTAATGAACTGCGAAGTTGCGTTGATTCTTGAACATAAGTACGACCAGCTTCAGCAGATGTCTGATGACCCCAGAAACCAAGTTTCTCA AGTATTTGAGAAGTCGCTGCAGTATGTGAAGCGCTTTAGCCGTTATAAAAATCCTGATGCTGTCAAACAAGTTAGAGA AATTCTGAGCAGATATCAACTGACTGAGTTTGAG CTTTGTGTTCTTGGAAATCTCTGCCCTGAAACTGTTGAGGAAGCTATTGCTATGGTACCATCTATAAAG GCCAAAGGACGTgttcatgatgatgatgcaaTCGACAAAATGTTGAATGACCTGGCGCTAATCAAGAAATTTGAGTAG